A single window of Archangium gephyra DNA harbors:
- a CDS encoding energy transducer TonB, which produces MFQSIISQPGVGAGRFGAGVWVSLMVHAGVFAGVLGLSGRAAEELQPKVYEIGPMRRVVQSAPGNANPQPAPAPTPPPRPRTERKPPRELVQPVKIPPPPPLDETPRTEPSPSETLPAAPGGSTSHPSDSVQHESSGLHSPPNPTYPYAWHTNHEGAEEVLPFGASMTPPQLLSGAQLQYTREALEARVSGTAIARCTITREGDVENCRIIRGLPHMDEAVLDALTSRHYRPVSFQGQPVSVSYTFHVRLQLP; this is translated from the coding sequence ATGTTCCAGTCGATCATCAGTCAGCCAGGCGTGGGCGCGGGCCGTTTCGGAGCGGGCGTGTGGGTGTCCTTGATGGTGCACGCGGGCGTGTTCGCCGGTGTGCTCGGCCTGTCGGGCAGGGCCGCCGAGGAGCTCCAGCCCAAGGTGTACGAGATCGGCCCCATGCGCCGCGTCGTGCAGTCCGCGCCTGGCAACGCGAATCCCCAGCCCGCCCCCGCGCCCACCCCGCCGCCGCGCCCCCGGACCGAAAGAAAGCCCCCTCGAGAGCTGGTCCAGCCCGTGAAGATTCCTCCGCCTCCTCCCCTGGATGAGACGCCGAGGACCGAGCCCTCCCCCTCGGAGACGCTGCCGGCCGCCCCCGGTGGCAGCACCTCCCACCCCAGCGATTCCGTCCAGCACGAGTCGAGCGGCCTCCACAGCCCCCCCAACCCCACCTACCCCTATGCGTGGCACACGAACCACGAGGGCGCCGAGGAGGTGCTCCCGTTCGGCGCCAGCATGACCCCGCCACAGCTGCTCTCCGGAGCGCAGCTCCAGTACACGCGGGAAGCCCTGGAGGCACGTGTCAGTGGCACCGCCATCGCCCGATGCACCATCACCCGTGAGGGCGACGTGGAGAACTGCCGCATCATCCGCGGCCTGCCCCACATGGACGAGGCGGTGCTCGACGCACTGACGAGCCGCCACTACCGCCCGGTGTCCTTCCAGGGCCAGCCCGTCAGTGTCTCCTACACCTTCCACGTCAGGCTCCAGCTGCCCTGA